CATGCTTTAGCATGGGCCCGATGGGGGTGAGTCTCAGGGATGAGACGAATAAACGTGGTTGAATATGGTGCGGTTCAAATAGGTACAACCGTTGTTGATTCTCTGTTTTTTTATTCTCTTGCATCGGGCTCGTAGGCCGGAATGACGACGGATTGATTGGGCAAAGTGCCGGTGACAAATCCATATTGGTGAGCTCAGCCCAAAAGAAAAAGGCACCCACCCGTTAAGGATGAAGAGCCTTGCTTGTGTGACATAAACCAGATTTACAGCGTTAACCAGAACCAGTCTGACTAAGAACGAAAATAGTTTATATCGTTATTAAACTGATGCAGGTTGGGGAATAATTCATTGATGTCCGGTTGAGATACGCCAAACCATGTGGCTAACGACGCAAACATTTGCTCGTTCGCTGTGGTTGGGATCAAGTTGAAGTCGACGGTTTGCTCCGGCATATCACCGTAGATCTTGTTCCCATCAACGGAACCGCCCAGTATCAGTTGATGCCCTGCCCAGCCGTGGTCGGTTCCATCGCCATTGGAGCGCAATGAGCGACCAAATTCAGACATGGTAAAGGTAGTCACTTCGTTTTCGATGCCTTTTACCTGGGTGTCTTGATAAAAACTGGCTAGCGCTTCACTCAGCGTAGTTAACAAGGCCGGGTGCGTATTAACCTGATTTTTATGGGTATCAAAGCCTCCTAGCCCGACAAAAAAGATTTGCCGCCCTACTCCATTCGCTCTGCCAATTTCAATTAGTTTGGCGACGGTATTCAGCTGAGTGCCAAGGTTTGTGGCTGGATAAGTTACTGTACTGTCAGCCACCGCCGCTATTTGGGTTGCCAAACTAGCGTTATTATCAATGGCGCTGCTGTAAAGGTCGAAAAAGGCTTGTTGTAAACGATTACTGGTGGAGAAATTCGTCCTGTAGTTATTAATCGCGTTGGTACGGGTTGATAACAGCCCGGTGCCCGTTGTCAGAAACGATGTCTCAATAAACCCGTCCGAATTAGTGGCGTAGGGACTGTAGCGTATGCCCTGTTGCCAGGTATTCGTTCCGCCAAGACTGATATCACGAATAAAGTTAGCCTCCTGTACGGCATTATTGTTGTGCCAGCTATCTAACATACGACCGCCCCAACCGCCCATTTTCTGGTTCAGGTCGGCACCCCGCATCCAGTTTTCCTGAGAGCCGTCATGCGCATACAATCCGTGTGGCTTTTTGGCGTTGCTGTTTACACTGCCGTCACTGTTATACATGGGAACAACAAGAGGGCCAACGTTACCCTGAATCGCTAATGCGCCATTATTGAACAAGGTTCTTAATGCGCTCATGTTCTGATCAAAGGCGATACCATCCGCGAATGTCATGTTGGCTGGCGTAACTTCAAGCCCCAATGGGCGAGCCAGATTGCCTCGCACATCTTCATAGGCTTGCCTTGACGCGCCAGTCATCGGGGTAAACATATTAAAGGAGTCGTTTCCACCATACAGAAACACACAGACCAAGGCTTTGTAATCGCTGCCGGGAGTCGCAGCTGCACTGACCATGCGCAAACCAGACGAGACATAAGCCGCAGCGCCAAGGCTCCCCATAACGGCTTGTTTGATAAAAGCGCGGCGATTAATACGTAAATCTTTCATGATATTTCCCTCTGATTAACGTTGAATGGCAAATTCGGGACTTAAAAACAACATGATCATCACGTTGCCAATGGCGTCCTGATCGAAAAATTGATTTTTACGCGTGCCGTCTGCTCTTAAATCTTTGTCGCGGGTAACTTGCAATAAACCAATAACTTGCGCACGCAATGCCGCGCTCATTTGCCCTTGAGTAAACATCAGGTCGATATAATCTGCATAAGCATTTAAGCCCGCTTCTCTGGTATCGTAACTCTCAATAAGTGCAGCGAGACTGTCATAACGAGAGGTTTTGAACCGGACTTCATTGAGCCAGAAGTTGTTCGTTGTTATCCATCGGTCTTCACTGTTAATTTGGAATTCTGGCGAAACCATGCCTTCTGGCAAACCGGGTTGAGTAAAGTCGAATCTGAAAAAGTTAAACACTGAATTCGCAACCAGCGGCGCTTGCCCAATGCTTCCCTCAAGGCCGTAATAATAGGGAGCATCGCCTTCAGGATAGACATCCAACGCTCTGAAGTAATTGGTTAGCATGATGATGGGTTCTTTTAACTTACCGTAATTGTCAGCATTGCCGGATACATGACCATTGCGAGCTTCATCGTCTAGAAAAATGGCCTTGGCTACCGCAGCCATATCGCCTTTCACGCCTTTGCCATTATTATTAAAAACGGCGGCAACCCGTGCGACATAAGCCGGTGTTGGATTGGATGTAATCAAAAGCTGGATTAATCGTTTACTGACAAAAGGCGCGATGTTCTGATGCGCAAAGATATCATCCAATGCCGCATCAATATCTGATTTCACACTATCTGGATTAGCAGGCAATACCGTGGAAAGTAACTGTTTTTCCGACACATCATGCTTGGAATAGTTTGCGGTCATGGGAGTTTCCATCGTGGCAAATCGTTCGTCACATCTGTCGGCATAACATAAGCCAGTGAACACTTTGGCAAAGCCCTTTATCTGTTCCTGAGAATAAGTGGCAACGGGTTCGCCATCTTGTAATTGATATTCACCGTTTTGTTGCAGTAAATAAGGACCCAAAGACATCAGCTGCATAATTTCGCGAGCATAGTTTTCATCGGCCTCACTCGCTCCGTCACCATCATGTGCTTCGTTGGGTGAATAGGTTAAATAGGTGCCCATCACCGGATGCATGGTCACGTCATACATCAGGTCTCGGTAGTTACCCAAAGCACCATTAATCAGAGTGTCGTAGTAATACATCAAGCCGGATTGCTTCCTGAGCATGATGTTACCAACTTGCGATACCACAAATATCTCACTTAAGGCGTATGCCATGCGCTGACGTAACTGGTCTTCAGCATGAAGTGCCGTTTTAAACCATACGTTAATTCGTTGATGATTGGATCTTGCCAGGTCACCTTCCGGGAGATAAGGGCGATGCAAGGTGGCTGGCAAACTCAATTGCTGATCAATCCACGCTTCCGCCGTCATGGTTTTCAGCTTTTCAACCTCTGAGGCTGTAGGCCCAAAAGTCGCTTGCTGTAATAAGCGGGCGGCATCAGCGGGCTCCATGGCAAAAGTGCTTGATGTCATCACAACGCTGAATAACAGCAGCCCATGTAATAGGCGCGTTTTAACGCGCATATTCAATTTATGTTGTTGTCCTGAATACAATAAGGAAATCTTATTGCCTACAGACAAACAAGTAATATAAAAGTCACTCCATAGCACTCTCATCACTGTATACACTCCCAATAATATTTATGTAGATTCAAATGGCATATTTAAAAGCTTTCGAAAGATACTGATTTGTGAAAGAAGCTTTCACGAAGAGATAAAAAGAACCTTAGCAGAAGGATAAAATATTTAACCTTCAATTTTTAATTTAAACACAGGATGCAACGATACGGTTATATTTTCTGGTATTAAAAAATACCAATGATTATTTTTTTCCTTACGTGACAAAAAATTAAGCCAGGATCACAAACAAGAAAAAATCAATTTTAGCAAGAAGATATGAAAGCAGAGGGATGTCATCAAAGAAGATAGAATAGCCATGCATTAGCAGATTTGGCGTAATAGGTAATTACGCCAAAAGGAACGAACGACGCGACAAGACGTCGTGGCAGGAACCAAATACCACGAATAGGTTAAACAACCGTAAACTCGTTGTCGCTTCAATGAAAGTAATATCCAGGGACAGCGCGAATAAACGTGGTTGGAGTTAGCAAGGTTGTAACAGACACAACTGTTGTTGATTCTCTGGTTTTTTATTCTCTTGCATCGGGCTCGGAGGCCTGAATGACGTAGGGATTGATTGGGCAAAGTGCCCGTGAAACTTGATTGCTACCATCCTCTAAGCCCTCTCATACCGTTACAAGCAAACCTCAGGGGACAGCCCCATCATATTCATCAACATCAACTTCCCCAAATATCCACTTTAAACGCCCCCTTCACAATCACTAACACTTTGATCTATGCCAAACCCGCCCAAACTTCTATCCCTCTTTATCGCTTTCACCCTTCATTTATTATCCTTTTAAGCCTAAAATGGCTCCCGTGTGGGAAACGGGTCATTGTTCATTAGATGACCTTCGCTAAAAATGTTTAATAAACGCTCATTCCTCTCATAAAGGATAAAAAAGCAATAAAATTTATTTTTTTCTATGTAACTGCATCCAAAGTGGATAGTCGGTGTATCTAAGTAAATACATTGTTTTTATTAATCTACAAGAAGGTGATTTATGGATGGAATTTATGTTCCAATTATTGCGTCAATCTGTATTGCAGTTGCATTTATTGTTTTTTCTTTTCTGAATAGCCGCAATCACTCGGAGGTTCATAAAACCATTCGAGCCACATTGGAAAACGGCACTCAACTTACTCCCGACCTGGTTGAACAGCTCAACACATATCGTGCTACCGGCATAGCAGATTTGCGCCGCGGCATTATTATTACCTCAATCGGCGTAGCGACATTCGTTGCAGGCATCATTACAGATGCAATGAGAGAATTCGGCACCGTTGGCGTTTTTCCACTTTTCATGGGAATAGGTTTTCTGATCGTCTGGAAACTAAACCAAAACAAATAAGATTAAGTAGTAGTTATGAATCACAGTGACAACGATTTGATTGCCGTCTTCCTCACCAATAGTGATGAAGACGCGTTCAACCAACTGGTCACTCGTTATCAATCTCAAGTCAGGCAATTTCTCCGACGCTTAACAGCCGGAGATCACGCCTTGGCGGATGATTTGGCGCAAGAAACCTTTATGAAAATGTTTTCATCTTTGAACAGTTTTAGAGGCGACTCCAAGCTATCAACCTGGCTACACAAAATTGCCTATCATTGCTTTTTGCGTAGTCAGGAAAAAGACGCTAAATATGAATTGATTGACGATTCAAACCTACACTCCCCTGCTCCTTTTATCACGCATGAGACAAACGACATCATGCTTGAGCAACTTATGGCTAAATTAAGCATCGACGAAAGAACCATGCTGACACTAGCCTACGCAGCAGGTATGAGTCATTCTGAAATAGCCACAGTTACTGGCTCGGCCATAGGCACTATTAAGTCACATATTACCCGAGGCAAAGCCAAGCTGACCCAAATACTCAATAATGAGGAGGCTGCATGAACTCTCAAGAAGTCTCGTTTGAGCAAATGCTCAGTTATAAAGCCGAACTTCCCGACAATGGTTTTAGTCAACAGGTTCTGGCTGACATTAAGAAACAGCAAAGAGTACGTAAATGGGTGCTAGGTGGCATGTTATTGCTCGCTCCCATTATCGCTTTACTTATTATGCCCAGCGAATTTAACGCGCTATCTATTCTTGTGGAACCAATGTCGATCTTGTCTGACATTGCCAAAAATCTGCCTCTGCAAGGCTCTACAATGATGTTACTTGTCACCGTATTAATGATTGGTGCCGTCAGCAACATCGACAACGTTTAACTCCGAATAAAAAAGGTATGACATGCAACATTCACCAATAAAACTAACTGGAGTATCCAAAGTTTACGACAGTGAACTTGTCGAAACTCACGCTTTATCCGATATTAATCTGGAAATAGCAGCTGGCGATTATGTCTCTATTTCTGGTCCATCAGGCTGTGGAAAATCAACCCTGCTTTCTATTTTAGGCTTGTTAGACACCCCCACCAGCGGACAATATCTCATCGACGGTATCGACGTTACATCATTAGACTTCAACCAAAGCGCAGAAATTCGCAACGAAAAAATCGGTTTTGTATTCCAGTCTTTCAACCTGATTGATGAGCTAAATGCGTTCGACAACGTCGCTTTACCACTTCGTTATAGTATGAAAAGCCGTTCTGCCGATGAAATCGAAAAGCTGGTCAATAGAGCACTAGAAATGGTGGATATGTCACACCGCAAAATGCACTTTCCTAACCAGCTTTCTGGTGGACAACAACAGCGTATCGCCATTGCTCGCGCTATCGTTCATCACCCAACTATACTGCTGGTTGACGAACCAACCGGAAACCTCGATACAAAAAGTGGTGACATGGTGATGCAACTATTGGCAGACCTGAATGAAAAAGGTGTCACCATCTGCATGGTGACGCACGACGCTCGCTATGCCAACGCCACAAAAACGCAATTGAAACTGAAAGATGGTGTTCTGATGCAAGGTAAACCTGCCGAAAAAGCGATAGCGGAAGTAGCCGTATGAATCAGTTAGCCTACCAATTTCGATTTGCACTACGTAGTCTTCTCAAGAAACGCACGTACTCTCTATCGGTTATCACAAGTGTTGGAGTAAGCCTTGGTGCATTAGTCTGTATATTAACTCTTTGCCACCTACTGATTATTCAACCCTTACCTTATAAAAACGCGGATCAACTGTATGTTGTCACAAACCAGTTTCTGGATGACAAAGGCGGTGTTAAGGGGGAAGCTTACACCTATCCCGGCGTTTTATATCAAGACAAACAACAATCGGTTTTCAGTGAAACCGCAACGCTGTATTACAGTGAAGATGTGATTACATCAGAGCCTTCACAACCTACGATTCAAAGTACCTACGCCAGTAACGGCTGGTTTACCATGCTCGATGTACCCATGCATATGGGTCGCCAATTTGACGCTCAAGAGAGTCTTGATAACTTCAATACCAATGCAATTTTGAGCTACGATGCCTGGGTAGAGCACTTTGATTCCAATCCCGGTATTTTGGATAAAAAAATCGATATTGGAGGCAAAACTTTCAATATCGTTGGCGTAACCGCTAAGGACTTTTCTGAGCCTCAATTGTCTGAAAAAGGTCGAAATACTGATTTGTGGCTAGCTTGGGACTTCAACCCCACAACAGAAGACCGTCGCCAAAGCTGGAGTAGCATCAACGGATCTATTTTCTGGGTTGGTCGTTTAACCAATGAATATTCGAAAACTCAGGCTGAGCAAGTTCTCACTCCCATAATCAATTCCAAATGGCAACAGGAAGTTAGCGGCAAGA
Above is a window of Paraneptunicella aestuarii DNA encoding:
- a CDS encoding DUF1800 domain-containing protein; the encoded protein is MRVLWSDFYITCLSVGNKISLLYSGQQHKLNMRVKTRLLHGLLLFSVVMTSSTFAMEPADAARLLQQATFGPTASEVEKLKTMTAEAWIDQQLSLPATLHRPYLPEGDLARSNHQRINVWFKTALHAEDQLRQRMAYALSEIFVVSQVGNIMLRKQSGLMYYYDTLINGALGNYRDLMYDVTMHPVMGTYLTYSPNEAHDGDGASEADENYAREIMQLMSLGPYLLQQNGEYQLQDGEPVATYSQEQIKGFAKVFTGLCYADRCDERFATMETPMTANYSKHDVSEKQLLSTVLPANPDSVKSDIDAALDDIFAHQNIAPFVSKRLIQLLITSNPTPAYVARVAAVFNNNGKGVKGDMAAVAKAIFLDDEARNGHVSGNADNYGKLKEPIIMLTNYFRALDVYPEGDAPYYYGLEGSIGQAPLVANSVFNFFRFDFTQPGLPEGMVSPEFQINSEDRWITTNNFWLNEVRFKTSRYDSLAALIESYDTREAGLNAYADYIDLMFTQGQMSAALRAQVIGLLQVTRDKDLRADGTRKNQFFDQDAIGNVMIMLFLSPEFAIQR
- a CDS encoding DUF1501 domain-containing protein, yielding MKDLRINRRAFIKQAVMGSLGAAAYVSSGLRMVSAAATPGSDYKALVCVFLYGGNDSFNMFTPMTGASRQAYEDVRGNLARPLGLEVTPANMTFADGIAFDQNMSALRTLFNNGALAIQGNVGPLVVPMYNSDGSVNSNAKKPHGLYAHDGSQENWMRGADLNQKMGGWGGRMLDSWHNNNAVQEANFIRDISLGGTNTWQQGIRYSPYATNSDGFIETSFLTTGTGLLSTRTNAINNYRTNFSTSNRLQQAFFDLYSSAIDNNASLATQIAAVADSTVTYPATNLGTQLNTVAKLIEIGRANGVGRQIFFVGLGGFDTHKNQVNTHPALLTTLSEALASFYQDTQVKGIENEVTTFTMSEFGRSLRSNGDGTDHGWAGHQLILGGSVDGNKIYGDMPEQTVDFNLIPTTANEQMFASLATWFGVSQPDINELFPNLHQFNNDINYFRS
- a CDS encoding DUF6249 domain-containing protein, translating into MDGIYVPIIASICIAVAFIVFSFLNSRNHSEVHKTIRATLENGTQLTPDLVEQLNTYRATGIADLRRGIIITSIGVATFVAGIITDAMREFGTVGVFPLFMGIGFLIVWKLNQNK
- a CDS encoding ABC transporter ATP-binding protein is translated as MQHSPIKLTGVSKVYDSELVETHALSDINLEIAAGDYVSISGPSGCGKSTLLSILGLLDTPTSGQYLIDGIDVTSLDFNQSAEIRNEKIGFVFQSFNLIDELNAFDNVALPLRYSMKSRSADEIEKLVNRALEMVDMSHRKMHFPNQLSGGQQQRIAIARAIVHHPTILLVDEPTGNLDTKSGDMVMQLLADLNEKGVTICMVTHDARYANATKTQLKLKDGVLMQGKPAEKAIAEVAV
- a CDS encoding RNA polymerase sigma factor, producing MNHSDNDLIAVFLTNSDEDAFNQLVTRYQSQVRQFLRRLTAGDHALADDLAQETFMKMFSSLNSFRGDSKLSTWLHKIAYHCFLRSQEKDAKYELIDDSNLHSPAPFITHETNDIMLEQLMAKLSIDERTMLTLAYAAGMSHSEIATVTGSAIGTIKSHITRGKAKLTQILNNEEAA